In Ruminococcaceae bacterium R-25, one genomic interval encodes:
- a CDS encoding NAD(P)-dependent dehydrogenase (short-subunit alcohol dehydrogenase family), with protein MANIFDFTGRVAVITGCSTGLGVQMAKALANQGCDIVAIARRQNLLDEVCADIEKTYGVKTLAVKLDITDTAAVDAAIDEILAKMGRIDILVNNAGTGAVAPAEDITDEQFMNEIDIDLFGTFRMARAIAKKAMIPAGFGRVINIASMYGLVGNKVAPASPYHAAKGGVVNLTRALASEWGKYSITVNSICPGYFYSPLTKETLDSEFFQANARTMIPLERYGNDGELDTAVCFLASPATTYVTGVNLPVDGGYTAM; from the coding sequence ATGGCTAACATTTTTGATTTTACGGGTAGAGTAGCTGTTATCACAGGTTGCTCCACAGGACTCGGCGTTCAGATGGCGAAGGCTCTTGCAAACCAGGGCTGTGATATTGTAGCCATTGCACGCCGCCAGAATCTTCTCGATGAGGTTTGCGCAGATATCGAAAAGACATACGGTGTTAAGACACTTGCAGTAAAGCTCGACATCACAGACACAGCAGCAGTTGATGCAGCAATCGATGAGATCCTCGCAAAGATGGGCAGGATCGACATTCTCGTAAACAATGCAGGCACAGGCGCAGTTGCACCTGCAGAAGACATCACAGACGAACAGTTCATGAACGAGATCGACATCGACCTCTTCGGTACATTCAGAATGGCAAGAGCCATCGCTAAGAAGGCAATGATCCCTGCAGGCTTCGGCAGAGTCATCAATATCGCTTCAATGTACGGTCTTGTTGGTAATAAGGTAGCTCCCGCTTCTCCTTATCACGCAGCAAAGGGCGGCGTTGTTAACCTTACAAGAGCTTTGGCTTCCGAGTGGGGTAAGTACAGCATCACAGTTAACTCTATCTGCCCCGGTTACTTCTACAGCCCTCTTACAAAGGAGACATTGGATTCCGAGTTCTTCCAGGCTAATGCAAGAACAATGATCCCTCTCGAGAGATACGGCAACGACGGCGAGCTCGATACAGCAGTATGCTTCCTCGCTTCTCCCGCAACAACATATGTTACAGGCGTAAATCTTCCTGTTGACGGCGGATATACAGCAATGTAA
- a CDS encoding superoxide reductase, with the protein MKFFKGKCGTVVTKLFDTECEGGPLEELIPNTTDAAGEKHVPVISVNGQEVTVTVGEVAHPMMDAHYITFIALETDKGEIIRQLKPGSEPSAVFTIGADEKVIAAYEYCNLHGLWMAEA; encoded by the coding sequence ATGAAGTTTTTTAAAGGTAAGTGCGGAACAGTAGTAACTAAGCTTTTCGATACAGAATGCGAAGGCGGTCCTCTCGAGGAATTGATCCCCAACACAACTGATGCCGCAGGCGAAAAGCACGTTCCTGTAATCTCCGTTAACGGACAGGAAGTCACAGTTACAGTCGGCGAAGTTGCACACCCCATGATGGATGCGCACTACATCACATTCATCGCTTTAGAGACCGACAAGGGCGAGATCATAAGACAGCTTAAACCCGGCAGCGAGCCTTCTGCTGTTTTCACGATTGGTGCTGACGAGAAAGTCATTGCAGCTTACGAATACTGCAACCTCCATGGCCTTTGGATGGCAGAAGCATAA
- a CDS encoding dolichyl-phosphate-mannose-protein mannosyltransferase, translated as MIMRELRLTDKSRLKKLEIAILIVAATITITFVSTSSPLYPFNPWDDTNVFLTVGRCMIRGWVPYRDIFDHKGPLLYFIYALAALISDKSFTGVWIVECIAASVFAIYSWKIAKLFVEPSKHSIALMPLFLGIVYTSNMFNYGGNTEELCFPLLTIILFIVLRSIVVSDGLPGKAEALVCGIIAGCLFWLKYTFLGFMIGVCLYILLLSIKRKNFKTLWALVWRFIAGFIVIAVPVLVYFAVTGTLGYLWEAYFYDNIFLYSNSTSDLKIASIPVVKNIAIPAFSILTSSLKNPSFGILLLTTFISLAFIPKKYRKKACVLFFLTFIISAGFLFTRNSFIYYYAYLLCYGFGFALLPFIKGLNQAENIFKQNKSFIRGFITAVLLVFYGLSILLCKNMYLIFQPKTYLAQYRFAETINQTPNAKVLTYDVMDAGFYTAAGILPSNRYCAHKMFGDNYPQLKEEQDRLISEGYFDYVITSFFCECDWDNYVLIKEEKDTCVDYTGKKALDGFRLYKRA; from the coding sequence ATGATCATGCGGGAACTCAGACTTACAGATAAAAGCAGACTTAAAAAGCTTGAGATCGCTATTCTCATAGTTGCAGCGACTATCACGATCACATTCGTGTCTACAAGCTCTCCTCTTTATCCGTTCAATCCATGGGATGATACAAATGTATTTTTAACCGTAGGACGCTGTATGATCCGCGGCTGGGTTCCCTACCGTGACATCTTTGACCACAAAGGACCGTTGCTCTATTTTATCTATGCCTTAGCAGCATTGATCTCAGATAAATCGTTTACCGGAGTCTGGATCGTTGAATGCATTGCGGCTTCTGTTTTTGCGATATATTCCTGGAAGATCGCCAAACTGTTCGTTGAACCGTCCAAGCATTCTATTGCTTTAATGCCTCTTTTCCTGGGAATCGTATACACATCCAATATGTTTAATTACGGCGGAAACACCGAAGAATTATGCTTTCCGCTTCTTACGATCATCCTGTTTATAGTATTAAGGTCAATAGTTGTTTCAGACGGACTGCCGGGCAAAGCCGAAGCTTTGGTTTGCGGAATTATTGCCGGCTGTTTATTTTGGCTCAAGTATACTTTCCTGGGATTTATGATAGGCGTATGCCTTTATATTCTCCTTCTTTCGATCAAGCGCAAAAACTTTAAGACTCTCTGGGCTCTTGTCTGGAGATTTATTGCCGGCTTTATCGTTATTGCAGTTCCGGTACTGGTATACTTTGCTGTTACCGGTACTTTAGGTTACCTCTGGGAAGCATATTTCTATGATAATATCTTCCTCTATAGCAACAGCACGTCAGACCTGAAAATAGCATCTATACCTGTAGTCAAGAATATTGCTATTCCTGCTTTTTCGATCCTTACTTCATCTTTGAAGAATCCTTCATTCGGAATTCTGCTGTTAACTACTTTTATCTCATTGGCATTCATTCCAAAGAAGTACCGCAAGAAGGCATGCGTACTGTTTTTCCTGACTTTTATCATTTCAGCAGGATTCTTATTTACAAGAAATTCTTTTATTTACTATTATGCATATCTTCTCTGTTATGGTTTCGGATTTGCTTTACTTCCGTTCATTAAAGGCTTAAATCAGGCAGAGAACATCTTTAAGCAAAACAAATCATTTATCAGAGGCTTTATAACTGCTGTCCTGTTGGTTTTTTATGGTCTTTCGATTTTGCTGTGCAAGAACATGTATCTGATCTTCCAGCCAAAAACGTATCTTGCACAGTATCGTTTTGCAGAAACGATCAATCAGACTCCAAATGCGAAAGTCTTAACCTATGACGTTATGGATGCCGGTTTCTACACAGCCGCCGGAATACTTCCGAGCAACAGATATTGTGCGCACAAAATGTTTGGAGACAACTACCCTCAACTCAAAGAAGAACAGGACCGTTTAATCTCAGAGGGATACTTTGATTACGTCATTACGTCCTTCTTCTGTGAGTGCGACTGGGATAATTATGTTCTCATCAAAGAGGAAAAAGATACTTGCGTTGACTATACCGGCAAGAAAGCTCTGGACGGGTTCAGACTTTATAAAAGAGCTTAA
- a CDS encoding alanine racemase: MCSEIYNEQNNSCFDKNATLVIKQEAIVNNIKIIKEKTGAKVIAVVKENGYGVGVANLYHILENQDIFMYAVTSPCEAIALRREGCQADILMLTPITDFGELLSMVSLDVVIALGNDKQIPELLDVFKLLGKKPRVHIQIDSGLGRYGYNADDKLDFSRYQDSLSIEGCFSHLAGSVHNYKKSVENQVRVFNLALEKIRENGVNPGICHIANSKAAMTFGSLGYDAVRVGSAILGKAPSDDGLEEAVWLESKVYSVYNRLEGEHIGYNGEATLNRDSSLAVVRVGTGCGVGLIQKGSLDFSFVNILKNLVRKIKEDPVISVWINGKKSPVIGRIGVSHMTVDVTENDVREGDTVKICVNPLLVHPYVERLVV, encoded by the coding sequence ATGTGCAGCGAGATATATAATGAACAGAATAACAGTTGTTTTGATAAAAATGCTACTTTGGTAATCAAGCAGGAAGCTATCGTAAACAACATAAAGATAATAAAGGAAAAGACGGGCGCGAAAGTAATCGCAGTCGTTAAGGAAAATGGTTACGGTGTAGGTGTCGCCAATCTCTACCACATATTGGAAAATCAGGACATCTTCATGTATGCCGTAACATCGCCTTGTGAAGCGATCGCACTCCGCAGAGAAGGATGCCAAGCTGATATTCTCATGCTTACTCCGATCACTGATTTCGGCGAGCTCTTGTCTATGGTATCTCTTGATGTTGTTATTGCTTTGGGAAACGACAAGCAGATCCCTGAATTGCTCGATGTATTTAAGCTCCTCGGAAAAAAGCCGAGAGTCCATATCCAGATCGATTCAGGTCTTGGCAGATACGGCTACAATGCAGACGACAAGCTCGATTTCAGCCGTTATCAGGATAGTCTTTCCATCGAAGGTTGTTTTTCACACCTCGCAGGAAGCGTTCACAACTACAAGAAGAGTGTTGAGAACCAGGTTAGGGTATTTAACCTTGCATTGGAAAAAATCAGGGAGAACGGCGTTAATCCCGGCATCTGCCATATCGCAAATTCAAAGGCCGCAATGACTTTCGGTTCTTTGGGATACGATGCGGTCAGAGTAGGAAGCGCGATCCTTGGCAAAGCACCTTCAGATGACGGTCTTGAAGAAGCTGTATGGCTCGAATCCAAAGTGTATTCCGTATACAACAGACTGGAAGGCGAGCACATCGGATATAACGGCGAAGCAACATTAAACAGAGACAGTTCACTTGCTGTAGTTAGGGTCGGAACAGGATGCGGCGTAGGACTTATCCAGAAGGGCTCTCTGGATTTTTCATTCGTCAATATCCTCAAAAACCTTGTAAGAAAGATCAAGGAAGACCCGGTTATAAGCGTGTGGATCAACGGAAAGAAGAGCCCCGTAATCGGAAGGATCGGCGTGTCACATATGACGGTCGATGTAACAGAAAACGATGTCAGGGAAGGAGACACAGTAAAGATCTGCGTAAATCCCTTACTCGTACATCCTTATGTAGAAAGGCTGGTGGTCTGA
- a CDS encoding 23S rRNA (cytosine1962-C5)-methyltransferase — protein MKQERIYPKVSISQKAARSLKNGHPWVYADEISSAAELVSGSVVDCFEGSSWQGAGFYNANSKIAVRIISRNSNDQFDYKFWYRRILYAVSYRKTVMPGDDFKCCRIIHGEADQIPGFTCDRYGDIAVTQIACLGVELNKDVIYKAILDVFNEIGEPLKGIYERNELALREKEGLELYKGWYGSKDLSCLTEITENGIKYSVDVENGQKTGFFLDQKYNRLAAAKIAKDKNVLDCFTHTGSFGLNCAYNGAKHVTSVDISSQAIEMAKANCERNNLSDKIDYVCEDVFELLTKMAEKKDHSFDYIILDPPAFTKSRETVDSAGRGYKEINLKAMKLLPRGGYLATCSCSHFMTDELFKKMLASAARDASVSLRQIEARTQAPDHPILWNVPETNYLKFYIFQVV, from the coding sequence ATGAAGCAGGAAAGAATCTATCCCAAAGTATCCATATCGCAGAAAGCCGCCAGATCTTTAAAGAATGGCCATCCGTGGGTATATGCAGATGAGATCTCATCTGCAGCAGAACTTGTAAGCGGTTCTGTTGTCGATTGTTTTGAAGGATCGAGCTGGCAGGGCGCGGGCTTTTATAATGCCAATTCGAAGATTGCTGTAAGGATAATATCCCGTAACAGCAACGATCAATTCGATTATAAGTTCTGGTACAGAAGGATCCTTTATGCGGTCTCATACAGAAAGACCGTCATGCCCGGAGATGATTTTAAATGCTGCAGGATTATCCATGGCGAAGCAGACCAGATCCCCGGATTTACCTGTGACAGATATGGTGATATAGCCGTAACGCAGATCGCATGCCTTGGCGTTGAGCTTAATAAGGATGTGATATATAAAGCGATCCTGGACGTGTTTAACGAGATCGGAGAGCCTTTGAAGGGCATTTATGAGCGTAATGAATTAGCGCTCCGCGAAAAGGAAGGCTTGGAGCTCTATAAAGGCTGGTACGGCAGCAAGGATCTTTCATGCTTAACCGAGATCACCGAAAACGGCATAAAGTATTCTGTCGATGTCGAAAACGGCCAGAAGACGGGCTTTTTCTTAGACCAGAAGTATAACAGGCTTGCAGCAGCAAAGATCGCCAAGGATAAGAATGTTTTGGACTGCTTTACGCATACCGGTTCTTTCGGCCTTAACTGCGCTTATAACGGCGCCAAGCATGTTACGAGTGTCGACATATCTTCACAGGCCATAGAGATGGCAAAGGCCAACTGTGAGCGTAATAACCTGTCAGATAAGATCGATTATGTCTGCGAGGATGTTTTCGAGCTCTTAACAAAGATGGCTGAGAAGAAAGACCATTCGTTTGACTACATCATCTTAGATCCTCCGGCATTTACCAAATCAAGGGAGACCGTTGATTCGGCAGGCAGGGGATATAAAGAGATAAACCTTAAGGCAATGAAGCTGCTGCCGAGGGGCGGATATCTTGCCACATGCTCATGCTCTCATTTCATGACAGACGAGCTGTTTAAGAAGATGCTGGCATCTGCTGCAAGGGATGCAAGCGTCAGCTTAAGGCAGATCGAGGCAAGGACACAGGCGCCTGACCACCCGATTTTGTGGAACGTCCCGGAGACAAACTATTTAAAATTTTACATATTTCAGGTCGTTTGA
- a CDS encoding diguanylate cyclase (GGDEF)-like protein, whose protein sequence is MRIQYLIELVVIALFLIAMIIASMFKRRKNLEKKATSVFNVFLAVIVPLAGNALAFLTDSEKLANIGYMIMLLGDCFLIYNLFIFVMDYCEFRFRRTAVQYIVLAVLSIASVSVLVNPLFGFVFGVQTKTLSDGSTYFALEPHIGMLLGFCLLEALLVLMIAILIDKCLKISSAYHERYIVIMISMVICMAFLFYVFSESPVNNSLIGYVLCGFLLYLFTYIYKPFFIRRRLADSVVGFHTDGIIFYDTDVNALYANDRAYEILGIEAGDPNKCTDKLLEITGGVDLGANFDISASFRDKDKETTYLNITHRLMKDKRNKEVGSFFSIHDDTEQVNLNEERKYLATHDKLTGLSNRFSFEDQVNGILESNPDTPYYMIVSDINDFKLINDVFGRAKADEILIKIARDLEKFSHPGSATCRWRGDIFCAFAKKSVIDLNDIERLVKESWGITNIINSPLVIHIGVFETTSKDQDEKLTVNSMVDRAQLAIAGIKNDYNRCIAIYDNKLRDDKLWEQRITSELANAIAKGQIIPYLQPQYRADGRLEGGEVLVRWNHPEEGLLSPFKFIPVFEKNGLIATIDSHIWEEACKILSSWSKRTDGYEKLSLSINISPKDFYFLDIYQVITGLVEKYNVSPEQLHLEITESSVMNNAAEHIKVINSLREYGFTVEMDDFGSGYSSLNMLKDMPVDILKIDMVFLGKTADYRKSKIILNSIVDMANNLEMPQITEGVETKEQFDMLKDMGCKLFQGYFFSKPVPLDEFERLPLVWK, encoded by the coding sequence ATGAGGATACAATATCTGATTGAACTGGTTGTTATAGCTCTCTTCCTGATAGCAATGATAATTGCTTCAATGTTCAAGCGGAGAAAAAATCTCGAAAAGAAAGCCACCAGCGTATTTAATGTATTCCTCGCCGTAATCGTTCCTTTAGCAGGCAACGCTCTCGCATTTCTTACCGACTCCGAAAAACTGGCGAATATCGGCTACATGATCATGCTCCTCGGCGATTGTTTCCTGATATATAACCTTTTCATATTTGTAATGGACTACTGCGAATTCCGTTTCAGGCGTACTGCGGTCCAATATATTGTCCTGGCTGTTTTATCCATCGCTTCTGTTTCTGTTCTTGTTAATCCCTTATTCGGCTTTGTTTTCGGAGTCCAGACTAAGACTCTTTCTGACGGAAGCACTTATTTTGCATTAGAACCTCATATAGGAATGCTTTTGGGATTCTGCCTTCTCGAGGCTCTGCTCGTTCTGATGATCGCTATCCTTATAGATAAATGCTTAAAGATATCTTCCGCATATCATGAGAGATATATCGTTATCATGATCTCAATGGTTATCTGCATGGCATTCCTTTTCTATGTATTCTCGGAAAGCCCCGTCAACAACTCCCTGATAGGCTATGTTCTCTGCGGATTCCTGTTATATCTTTTTACCTACATATATAAGCCGTTCTTCATCAGGAGAAGACTTGCCGACTCAGTTGTCGGATTCCACACTGACGGCATCATCTTCTACGACACAGATGTCAATGCGCTTTATGCAAACGACAGGGCTTATGAGATCCTCGGAATAGAAGCAGGCGATCCCAACAAGTGTACAGACAAGCTGTTAGAAATCACAGGCGGCGTAGACCTTGGAGCAAATTTCGATATATCTGCAAGCTTCCGTGATAAGGATAAGGAAACGACATATCTCAACATCACTCACCGCTTGATGAAAGACAAAAGGAATAAGGAAGTCGGTTCCTTCTTCTCTATTCACGACGATACCGAGCAGGTCAACCTCAATGAGGAGAGAAAGTATCTTGCAACGCATGACAAGCTCACGGGGCTTTCCAACCGCTTCAGTTTCGAAGACCAGGTAAACGGTATCCTCGAATCAAATCCGGATACTCCTTATTACATGATCGTATCTGACATCAATGACTTCAAGCTCATAAACGATGTCTTCGGCAGAGCAAAAGCTGATGAGATCCTTATCAAGATTGCAAGAGACCTCGAGAAATTCTCTCATCCCGGTTCAGCAACATGCAGATGGAGAGGCGATATTTTCTGCGCATTTGCGAAGAAATCCGTTATCGATCTGAATGATATCGAAAGGCTCGTCAAAGAATCCTGGGGTATTACCAACATCATCAATTCACCTCTCGTGATCCACATTGGTGTTTTCGAGACAACGTCAAAAGACCAGGATGAAAAGCTTACAGTCAACAGTATGGTCGACAGGGCCCAGCTCGCAATCGCAGGCATCAAGAATGACTATAATCGCTGCATAGCGATCTACGATAATAAGCTTCGAGACGATAAGCTCTGGGAACAGCGCATCACGAGCGAACTTGCAAACGCTATTGCCAAAGGTCAGATCATCCCTTATCTTCAGCCACAGTACAGAGCTGACGGCAGGCTCGAAGGCGGAGAAGTTCTGGTCAGATGGAACCACCCGGAAGAAGGTTTGCTGTCGCCGTTTAAGTTCATTCCCGTTTTCGAGAAGAACGGCCTTATAGCAACGATCGACAGTCACATCTGGGAAGAAGCCTGCAAGATACTTTCGAGTTGGTCCAAAAGAACTGACGGTTACGAAAAGCTCAGCCTCTCGATCAACATTTCTCCCAAAGACTTCTATTTCCTTGATATCTATCAGGTCATAACAGGCCTTGTCGAAAAGTATAACGTCAGCCCTGAGCAGCTCCATCTGGAGATCACGGAATCTTCAGTCATGAATAATGCAGCAGAGCACATCAAGGTCATCAACAGCCTCAGAGAATACGGCTTCACGGTCGAGATGGATGACTTCGGCTCAGGCTATTCGTCACTTAACATGCTTAAGGACATGCCGGTCGATATCCTCAAGATCGACATGGTTTTCCTCGGAAAGACTGCAGACTACAGAAAGTCCAAGATAATCTTAAACAGCATCGTTGATATGGCAAACAATCTCGAAATGCCGCAGATCACGGAAGGCGTTGAGACCAAGGAACAGTTCGACATGTTAAAAGATATGGGATGTAAATTATTCCAGGGTTACTTCTTCTCAAAGCCTGTTCCGTTGGACGAATTCGAAAGACTCCCACTGGTTTGGAAATAA
- a CDS encoding putative transcriptional regulator — protein MIIVNLDVMMAKRKISSGDLAAKVGITQANLSILKNQKAKAVRFSTLNDICKALDCQPGDILEYRED, from the coding sequence ATGATTATTGTAAATCTTGATGTAATGATGGCAAAGCGCAAGATCTCCTCCGGTGATCTGGCAGCCAAGGTGGGAATCACACAGGCAAATCTGTCAATTCTTAAGAACCAGAAGGCAAAGGCCGTCAGGTTCTCAACATTAAACGATATCTGTAAGGCATTGGATTGCCAGCCCGGGGATATCCTCGAGTACAGGGAGGACTAA
- a CDS encoding glycosyl hydrolase family 115 (putative glucuronidase) — MDFIISSSKLKNKDIEIICGKDTLSGVRKIAEKVSSDIKAVFGHAPSVVDSSECKSPIIVGLTGDKLIKASGVDVSDIEGRREVYKIEVTGTALVITGSDKRGAIYGLFKLSEMLGVSPFIDWLDIKPPKMSTFKIPEDYCMVSKEPSVKYRGFFINDEWPAFGNFCMHNFGGFNAKMYEHVFELLLRLKGNYLWPAMWAEIFPEDGPGLANAELADELGVVMGMSHHEPCLRQGEEYKYLRGPKSIYGDAWNFLKNEKGITRFWEDGLNRSGRFENVITVGMRGEADTAIMGKDATLKDNIDLLRKVLKTQNKLIKKYVNKDLDKVPRMLALYKEVEPYFYGDEKTPGLMGDPELDGVTLMLCDDNFGNLRTVPTPEMRNHKGGYGMYYHFDYHGLPISFEWFNTSCLAKTWEQMTTAYDFGIRDLWIVNVGDIFSNEYPLSFFLDLAYDFDMWGTTNHDAPAEYTKLIVDRIFGSTVSPADKRAIRELLLGYTRITSARRTEAMNDKVYNAFNYNETFDLLENIDALMKKCDKLRDKFKGNTEFGFYELVWLPLTANLNVQRMWLLTALNHAFCELGSTYAMTLAKEINKCIAYDKIIVDELHTIHGGKWYGMGLSEHIGFNNWCEEGCKYPIVSTFEPANKERLITTIKGSCQATEGKFWTGRVLLLDRFLDPSVDEATLLLSTACDKDVKFSVENPCKGLAFSSEEGVIAPYTLTELKVKIDRSKIKRGDSTEFCIRSADGFTVVKVPFNKASSFKGEKVHHWVGRKDYGEDIIKANIFDRSLEKNAFGMNYISILPVDYSSCCSSPSFAAFGLIKDYTRGMDAIKAYPQDEVLGVKNAPHLDYKINVPSAGKYDVTLYTNPSNPFSREPKILVGVKVNDGNIKKINMIPEGFAVGDGNPYWSQGVLDNVRKTKLTVDLQEGLNILSIYAINPNLVLQKIVISEQGAKIPESYLGPKPTYMT, encoded by the coding sequence ATGGACTTTATTATCTCTTCTTCTAAACTCAAGAATAAAGACATTGAGATCATCTGCGGCAAGGACACTTTATCAGGTGTCAGAAAGATCGCTGAAAAGGTCTCATCAGACATCAAAGCAGTCTTCGGACATGCACCTTCAGTTGTTGATTCTTCAGAATGCAAGTCACCCATCATCGTCGGCCTTACAGGCGACAAGCTCATCAAAGCTTCCGGCGTTGATGTAAGCGATATCGAAGGCAGGCGCGAAGTATATAAGATAGAAGTTACCGGCACAGCCCTCGTTATCACCGGCAGCGACAAACGAGGCGCTATATACGGCTTGTTCAAGCTCTCAGAGATGTTAGGTGTCTCTCCTTTTATCGACTGGCTCGATATCAAGCCTCCGAAAATGTCTACATTCAAGATACCGGAAGATTACTGCATGGTATCCAAAGAACCTTCCGTCAAATACAGGGGCTTTTTTATAAACGATGAGTGGCCGGCTTTCGGCAACTTCTGCATGCATAACTTCGGCGGATTCAACGCGAAGATGTACGAGCATGTTTTCGAGCTCCTGTTAAGACTCAAAGGCAACTATCTCTGGCCTGCAATGTGGGCTGAGATCTTCCCTGAGGACGGCCCGGGGCTTGCAAATGCAGAGCTTGCAGACGAGCTCGGTGTCGTAATGGGCATGAGCCACCACGAGCCATGCTTAAGACAGGGCGAAGAATATAAGTATTTAAGAGGTCCCAAGTCCATCTACGGCGATGCATGGAACTTCCTTAAGAATGAGAAAGGCATAACAAGATTCTGGGAAGACGGCCTTAATAGGAGCGGCAGGTTCGAAAACGTGATCACCGTCGGTATGAGAGGCGAAGCTGATACTGCGATAATGGGCAAGGACGCTACGCTCAAAGATAACATAGACCTTTTGCGCAAGGTTTTAAAAACACAGAATAAACTCATCAAAAAATACGTAAATAAGGACCTGGATAAGGTTCCCAGAATGCTCGCTTTGTATAAGGAAGTAGAACCGTATTTTTATGGTGACGAGAAGACACCCGGCCTTATGGGAGACCCTGAGCTTGACGGCGTTACCCTGATGCTCTGCGACGATAACTTCGGAAACTTAAGAACTGTTCCAACCCCTGAAATGCGCAATCATAAGGGCGGCTACGGAATGTACTATCACTTCGATTATCACGGACTTCCGATCTCTTTCGAGTGGTTCAACACATCGTGCCTGGCTAAGACATGGGAGCAGATGACAACAGCTTATGACTTCGGCATAAGAGATCTCTGGATCGTTAATGTCGGTGATATTTTCAGCAATGAATATCCGCTGTCATTCTTCTTAGACCTCGCTTACGATTTTGACATGTGGGGCACAACAAACCACGATGCTCCGGCAGAATACACGAAGCTTATCGTTGACCGCATTTTCGGTTCTACCGTCTCTCCTGCCGACAAGCGCGCAATAAGAGAGCTGCTCTTAGGTTATACCCGCATTACTTCCGCGCGCCGCACAGAAGCAATGAACGACAAAGTCTATAACGCATTTAATTACAATGAGACTTTCGATCTTCTCGAAAACATCGATGCGCTCATGAAAAAATGCGACAAGTTAAGAGACAAGTTCAAAGGTAATACTGAGTTTGGTTTTTACGAACTCGTATGGCTCCCTCTTACAGCTAACCTCAATGTTCAGAGAATGTGGCTCCTTACAGCTTTGAACCACGCTTTCTGCGAACTTGGCAGCACTTATGCAATGACTCTCGCAAAAGAGATCAACAAGTGCATAGCTTACGATAAGATCATCGTTGATGAGCTTCACACTATTCACGGCGGCAAGTGGTACGGCATGGGCTTATCTGAGCACATCGGCTTTAACAACTGGTGCGAGGAAGGCTGCAAGTATCCTATAGTAAGCACTTTCGAGCCTGCCAACAAAGAAAGGCTCATTACGACCATTAAGGGTTCCTGCCAGGCTACAGAAGGCAAGTTCTGGACAGGCAGAGTCCTTCTTTTAGACCGGTTCCTCGATCCTTCCGTTGATGAAGCAACCCTGCTCCTCAGCACTGCTTGCGACAAGGACGTAAAGTTCTCTGTTGAAAACCCTTGCAAGGGATTGGCTTTCTCATCTGAAGAAGGTGTAATCGCTCCTTATACGCTTACAGAGCTTAAGGTTAAGATCGACCGCTCTAAGATCAAGCGCGGCGATTCCACAGAGTTCTGCATCAGGAGCGCTGATGGGTTTACTGTCGTCAAAGTTCCTTTCAACAAAGCATCTTCGTTTAAGGGCGAAAAGGTCCATCACTGGGTTGGAAGAAAAGATTACGGCGAAGATATTATCAAAGCCAATATTTTCGACAGGTCGCTCGAAAAGAATGCTTTCGGAATGAACTACATTTCCATCCTGCCTGTAGATTACAGCTCATGCTGCTCTTCGCCTTCATTTGCTGCTTTCGGATTGATAAAGGATTATACACGCGGCATGGATGCCATAAAGGCTTATCCGCAGGATGAAGTCTTGGGCGTAAAGAATGCTCCTCATCTTGATTACAAGATCAATGTGCCTTCAGCCGGAAAATACGATGTAACCTTGTACACGAACCCCAGCAATCCTTTCAGCCGCGAGCCGAAGATCCTTGTAGGTGTCAAAGTAAATGACGGCAATATCAAAAAGATCAACATGATCCCTGAAGGCTTTGCAGTAGGAGACGGAAATCCTTACTGGTCACAGGGTGTTTTGGACAATGTCCGCAAGACAAAGCTTACGGTCGACTTACAAGAAGGATTAAATATTTTGAGCATTTACGCTATCAATCCGAATCTCGTCCTGCAGAAGATCGTGATCAGCGAACAGGGTGCAAAGATCCCTGAATCCTACTTAGGTCCTAAACCGACTTACATGACTTAA